The region CCCCGACGATGGGGATGCCCTTTTGGCATCAGAATTAAACACGCGCTATAGTGACGCTAAGCCTTTGTGGCGCAAAGTACTTAATCATGCGCCCATATTCAACAGAGTAAGTAGGAGTAATTGTGGCTGAACTGGTATGGACCATTGCCGGGTCGGATTCGGGCGGCGGCGCCGGGATTCAGGCGGATGTCAAAGCAATGCACAGTTTTGGTGTGCAAACCTGCACAGCCGTGACAGCGCTGACGGCGCAAAATAGCTTGGCGGTTGAAGAGATCAACGCGGTCTCGAGTGAAGTGCTGGAATCTCAGCTGCTGGCACTCGAAGCCGATTTAAAAGCGACTGTGATTAAGATTGGCATGCTGGCCAACAGCACACAGATCCAGCTGGTAGCAGAACATCTGGCGCAGTATAAGAGTCGCTGGGACAATCCCCCTGTGATTGTGTTCGACCCGGTTGCGATTGCATCCAGTGGCGATGCGCTAACCGAAGAAGATACCCTGGATGCGCTGAAAAAGTACCTGTTACCTCTGGTCGATGTGATCACACCCAATACGCAGGAGACGCAAGTATTGACTGGCGTTTACCTGATTGGTCCGGATGCCGTCAGAGATGCTGCCCGCAAGCTGCGTGAATTTGGCGTCAAATCGGTGATCATTAAAGGAGGTCACTGGGATTACCCCAGTGGTTATTGTATTGATTATTGCTGGAGTGAAGATGAAGAGTATTGGCTGGGTAATGAGGCGATACAAACGCCCCATAGTCACGGCACCGGCTGTAGCTTTGCCTCTTCTGTCGCGGCTTGTCTGGCCAAAGGTTATCCGATCAAAGATGCTTTCATTCTGGCCAAAGCTTATATCAACCAGGGGCTGAAATTAGCGCAGCGCTTTGGCGAGGGGCGAGGGCCACTGGCACATGCCGGGTTCCCAGAGAATATCTCGGACTTTCCTCAGGTGATAGAACCTGGAAGCTGGCTCGGTGATGAACTGGAATTTGCCGTCAGTGAAGAGTTTAACTTTGCAGCCGGTTTTGCCCCAGTCGGAGAAGAGCTGGGGCTTTATGCCGTCGTAGACTCGGTAGATTGGGTTGAAAAGTGTTTGGCTGAGGGCGTAAAAACAGTGCAACTCAGAATTAAACAGGCTGATCATGCGACCCTGGAAGAAGACATACAGTGTGCTATTACCCTGGGTGAGAAATATCAGGGCCGGGTCTTTATTAACGACCATTGGGAGCTGGCCATTCGCCATGGCGCCTATGGGGTACACCTTGGTCAGGAAGATCTGGATTCGGCGAATCTGGTTGCCATTCAGCAGGCGGGATTACGCCTGGGGTGTCCACGCATGGGTTTTATGAAATGCTGCGAGCCCATAACTACCGGCCCAGTTATCTGGCATTTGGGGCGATTTACCCGACCACCACCAAGGACATGACCGGACAGATCCAGGGGCTCGAAAAGCTCAGGCACTTTGTGCCTCTGATGCGTGAAACCTATCCGACTGTGGCTATTGGGGGCATTGACCTGACTCGCGCTCCTCAGGTTGCCGCCACCGGAGTGGGCAGTGTGGCGGTGGTGCGCGCCATCACCGAGGCGGCGGATTATAAACAGGCTATTATTGACCTGAAACGGGCCACAGGCGAGTCATGAGTACAGAGCTCAGTGACAAAGAGCGGTTGAGGTACAGCCGCCATCTACTGCTCAATGAGGTGTCGGAAGCCGGTCAGCTGCGCCTTAAACAAGCACGGGTGGCCGTGGTGGGCTGTGGGGGGCTGGGTAGCCCTGCGCTGTTTTACCTGGCGGCAAGCGGAGTCGGGCAGCTGACTTTTTGTGATGATGATGCGGTTGAACTGTCTAATTTGCAAAGGCAAATTTTGTATAAGGTCAGTCATATTGGCCAGCCAAAAGCGAAAGCCGCGAGTAAGGTTTTAGCGAGCCTGAACAACCAAATCTCACTTGTTCCTCGGCCTGTGAAGCTCGACAGCAGCAATATAGACAGCATATTGCAAGACAGTGACTGGATCCTGGATTGCAGTGATAACTTCGCCACGCGATATTTGCTCAATCAGTATTGCGTACAACACCGTAAGGTCCTGATCTCCGGGGCTGCGCTGGGCACTCAGGGCCAGTTTATGACCTTTGATTTCAGAGCGTCCTCGCCCTGTTATCACTGCATTTTTCCACAGTCTTCGGCGCAACCGGTATTGAATTGTCAGAACGCAGGTGTGGTGAGTCCGTTACTTGGCATAATCGGCTCTATGCAGGCGATGAAAGCAGTCAGTTTAATTATCTCTGATTCACCTGATAAACACAGTGAAATGATGGTGGTTGATGCTTTGAGCTTGCAGCAAAGGCAGTTTACGCTGGAAAGGGATGCGGCATGTGATGTGTGTGGCTAATGCCACAGACGATTAAAAAAGCCCGCAGAAGCGGGCTTTTTTGAGCGAATTATCCGGCTTAGTCGCGGATGGTCGCAAATGGGGTACCCATACGGGTAACGGTTTCTGGTAATTGGTTGGCCAGGAAGTCGGCCTTGTCTTCTCCCCAGGCCAGAATAACCGTCGAGCCTAGCTTAAAGCGGCCCATTTCGTCGCCTTTTTTCAGTTTGACGGCGTTGTCACCCTCTGCCGGGTAATCCCAGCTGAAGACGTCTTTACCGGCTGGTGGCGTGACAGTGCCGGCCCAGATAGTTTCGATACTGGCCACTATGGTGGCGCCCACCAGTACCATAGCCAGTGGTCCTATCTCAGTGTCAAAGATAGCGACAACCCGCTCGTTACGTGCAAACAGGTTGGGGACGTTTTGCGCCGTAAGCGGGTTTACCGAGAACAGATCGCCAGGTACGTAGATCATCTTTTTCAGCGTACCATCAAGGGGCATATGAATGCGGTGATAATCTTTGGGCGCCAGATAAATGGTGGCAAACTTGCCGCCAAGGTACGGCGCTACGTCCGACTCTTTGCCCCCCAGTAGGGTTTGCAGGCTGTAGTCATGGCCTTTGGCCTGAATGATCTGACCATCGACTACGTTACCTAACTGGCTGATGGCACCGTCGACCGGGTGAGCCACAATGCTGGCTTCTTCTGCAAGTGGGCGGATCCCCGGCTTCAGCGGACGGGTAAAGAATTCGTTAAAGGTTTTATAGTGAGCTGGATCTTCATGCAGGGCTTCACTCATGTCTATCTTGTACTGTTTGATAAACAATTTAATTAAGGTGGTCGTCAGTGCACCCGCCTCAGCTGCGGCCAGTTTTCCCACCAAACGTGATACGGCATGTTTGGGTAAAGCATATTGCAGGGCAATCTTAAGTTTATCCAAGTTCACTTTTATTATTCCTGAAAAAATTTTGAAGATAGTATCAAACTCTTGGCGCGCGCGCACCTGCGCGGCCATCCGCCATTGACTCCAGAATACGGTGATAGCTGTCAAAGCGCAGTTCGCTTATCTTGCCCTCATCTACGGCTTCCAGGATCAGACAGCCCGGATCGTTGAGGTGTTTGCAGTCACGAAAACGGCAGCCGCCGATAAATTCACGAAATTCTTTAAAACACCAGGTTACCCGCTCTACTTCGAGGTGCCACAGACCGAATTCACGGATCCCCGGACTGTCTATCAGGTTACCGCCACTGGGCAGGTGATGCAGTTTAGAAACCGTGGTGGTGTGCTGACCCAGGCCACTGTTCTCAGACACTTCCTGAGTCAGAATGGCGGCATCGGGCAGGACGGTATTCACTAGAGTGGATTTACCCACCCCGGATTGGCCGACAAAGATGTTGTTTTTGTCTGTCAGCAGGGATTTGAGCTCATCAATTCCTTCGCCAGTCTTGTTACTCACCAGCAGGACGCGATAGCCTAGTTCGCGATAGATATCCAGCACTTCATCGACATAGTCGAGGCCTTCGTCATCGAGCAGATCGATTTTATTAAGCAACAGAATTGGCTCAATACCCATGTCTTCACAGGCGACCAGATAGCGATCAATGATCTGCGGGGTGAATTCAGGCACTACAGCGGACACCATTAAAATTTGGTCAATATTGGCTGCCACCACTTTTACGCCGTCGTAAAAATCCGGGCGGGTGAGCTGAGAGCGGCGAGGCTCGACGGCTTCTATCACGCCGGCCAGGTCGCCTTCGCTGACTTTGGCACGGCGAAAAATCACTTCGTCGCCACATACTATGCTGGTGACAGTACGGCGAATATTACAGCGCAGCACGTCGCCATTTTCGCACTCGACATCGGCATGCTGGCCAAAGCGACTGATCACCACCGCGGGTTCTGTGGGGCCCAGGTTATCGGTTTGCCAAGTCACCTGAGTGTCGGATTGTTGTTTCGCTTTATGCAAGCGTTTTTGATGGTTGGCACTGATCCGTCTGGACTGGCCCTTACTGAGTTTTTTGCGTTTTGCCATATCTTATAAACTCGCGACACGATTTATTGCTATCGAGTGGTATACAGGCCAATCATGGACTATAACTCAATAAATTGCCCCGCTTTGTAAAAAAAAGCTTTTGGTCGAGTGATGAAGCTAATATGATATATCTAATTGCATTGGATCTAAAGGAAAGTACCGTTAGGTAGTGTATGTCTTTTCATGAATCAAACCTGATCTGGCTCGACTTAGAAATGACGGGTCTGGAACCTAAAACAGATAGGATCCTCGAAATTGCCACTGTGATCACCGACTGTGATCTGAATGTACTGGCCGAGGGACCTGTAATTGCTATCCATCAAAGTGATGACTTACTTGATAATATGGATGAGTGGTGTACAAACCAGCATGGCCGTTCCGGTCTGACTGCGCGTTGTAAGGCCAGCACTCACTCTGAATCTGATGCAATCAAACAAACATTAGACTTCCTGAAACAATGGGTACCGCCGGGTAAATCGCCTATGTGTGGTAATTCAATTGGCCAGGATCGTCGCTTCCTCAACAAATACATGCCTGAGCTGGAAGAATATTTCCACTACCGCAACCTGGACGTCAGCACAATTAAAGAGCTGGCACGTCGTTGGAAGCCTGAGCTGTTAAATGGGATCCACAAAAAGAGCTCTCATCTGGCTCTGGACGACATCAAAGACTCCATTATGGAGTTGAAGGTTTACCAGCAAAAATTCTTCAATCTTTAAAAAATTTAGAAAAAGTACTTGCAATGCTTTTTCTATCTTGTAGAATCCTGCCCCGCTTAAGACGGCAAAGCTTATTTGTCTTTGGGGCATAGTATTGTAAAGCGGCACTAACTCAGCTGCTAAAACGTTAGACGCGACCCGTCGCGCATCAGCGTTTAAAACATGAGTAATCAGGAATGCGGCACTAGCTCAGCTGGTAGAGCGCGACCTTGCCAAGGTCGAGGTCACGAGTTCGAACCTCGTGTGCCGCTCC is a window of Pseudoalteromonas sp. R3 DNA encoding:
- the asd gene encoding archaetidylserine decarboxylase (Phosphatidylserine decarboxylase is synthesized as a single chain precursor. Generation of the pyruvoyl active site from a Ser is coupled to cleavage of a Gly-Ser bond between the larger (beta) and smaller (alpha chains). It is an integral membrane protein.), encoding MNLDKLKIALQYALPKHAVSRLVGKLAAAEAGALTTTLIKLFIKQYKIDMSEALHEDPAHYKTFNEFFTRPLKPGIRPLAEEASIVAHPVDGAISQLGNVVDGQIIQAKGHDYSLQTLLGGKESDVAPYLGGKFATIYLAPKDYHRIHMPLDGTLKKMIYVPGDLFSVNPLTAQNVPNLFARNERVVAIFDTEIGPLAMVLVGATIVASIETIWAGTVTPPAGKDVFSWDYPAEGDNAVKLKKGDEMGRFKLGSTVILAWGEDKADFLANQLPETVTRMGTPFATIRD
- the orn gene encoding oligoribonuclease; translated protein: MSFHESNLIWLDLEMTGLEPKTDRILEIATVITDCDLNVLAEGPVIAIHQSDDLLDNMDEWCTNQHGRSGLTARCKASTHSESDAIKQTLDFLKQWVPPGKSPMCGNSIGQDRRFLNKYMPELEEYFHYRNLDVSTIKELARRWKPELLNGIHKKSSHLALDDIKDSIMELKVYQQKFFNL
- the rsgA gene encoding small ribosomal subunit biogenesis GTPase RsgA, producing MAKRKKLSKGQSRRISANHQKRLHKAKQQSDTQVTWQTDNLGPTEPAVVISRFGQHADVECENGDVLRCNIRRTVTSIVCGDEVIFRRAKVSEGDLAGVIEAVEPRRSQLTRPDFYDGVKVVAANIDQILMVSAVVPEFTPQIIDRYLVACEDMGIEPILLLNKIDLLDDEGLDYVDEVLDIYRELGYRVLLVSNKTGEGIDELKSLLTDKNNIFVGQSGVGKSTLVNTVLPDAAILTQEVSENSGLGQHTTTVSKLHHLPSGGNLIDSPGIREFGLWHLEVERVTWCFKEFREFIGGCRFRDCKHLNDPGCLILEAVDEGKISELRFDSYHRILESMADGRAGARAPRV
- a CDS encoding HesA/MoeB/ThiF family protein; translated protein: MSTELSDKERLRYSRHLLLNEVSEAGQLRLKQARVAVVGCGGLGSPALFYLAASGVGQLTFCDDDAVELSNLQRQILYKVSHIGQPKAKAASKVLASLNNQISLVPRPVKLDSSNIDSILQDSDWILDCSDNFATRYLLNQYCVQHRKVLISGAALGTQGQFMTFDFRASSPCYHCIFPQSSAQPVLNCQNAGVVSPLLGIIGSMQAMKAVSLIISDSPDKHSEMMVVDALSLQQRQFTLERDAACDVCG